The following proteins are co-located in the Pedobacter frigiditerrae genome:
- a CDS encoding YeiH family protein, which translates to MTQIKDNSNSSKIKAGNLLNLNLNTRKIIFILAVLLCLFPFMSPPLALLLGLVLAQLMEHPYLHLNHKATNLLLKISVVGLGFGMNVFSAMKAGKEGVLFTVVSIFGVLIIGFILGKVFKIERKTSFLISAGTAICGGSAIAALSPVMNAEEKQISVAMGTVFILNSVALFLFPAIGHALNLSQSQFGMWCAIAIHDTSSVVGAASKYGEQALQIATTVKLARALWIVPVAFGTSFLFKSNNSKVSIPYFIGLFILAMIANTYLPFIKPFAPYFVALAKAGLTLTLFLIGSGLSFTILKAVGIMPLLQGVILWIVISSAALWAVISLV; encoded by the coding sequence ATGACACAAATCAAAGACAATTCAAATTCTTCTAAAATAAAGGCGGGTAACCTGCTAAACTTAAATTTAAACACCCGTAAAATTATCTTCATCCTGGCAGTTTTGCTGTGCCTCTTTCCATTTATGTCGCCTCCTTTAGCCTTATTGCTAGGATTAGTATTGGCGCAACTAATGGAACATCCCTATCTGCATTTAAATCACAAGGCCACAAACCTGCTGCTAAAAATTTCTGTTGTCGGGCTAGGATTTGGAATGAATGTATTCAGTGCAATGAAAGCAGGAAAAGAAGGCGTACTGTTTACCGTAGTTTCTATTTTCGGAGTGCTTATCATTGGTTTTATCCTGGGAAAAGTATTTAAAATAGAACGTAAAACATCTTTTTTGATATCAGCTGGAACGGCGATCTGTGGTGGAAGTGCTATTGCTGCATTGTCGCCTGTAATGAACGCAGAAGAAAAACAGATCTCCGTTGCAATGGGTACTGTTTTTATACTCAACTCGGTGGCCTTATTTCTTTTCCCCGCTATCGGACATGCGCTTAACTTGTCACAGTCACAATTTGGTATGTGGTGTGCCATTGCTATTCACGATACCAGTTCTGTTGTTGGGGCAGCCAGTAAATATGGTGAACAAGCACTACAGATAGCCACAACTGTTAAGTTAGCCAGAGCACTATGGATTGTTCCCGTAGCGTTTGGTACATCTTTCCTGTTCAAAAGCAACAATAGCAAAGTTAGTATACCCTATTTTATAGGGCTATTTATCCTGGCAATGATCGCCAACACCTACTTACCTTTTATTAAGCCTTTTGCGCCCTACTTTGTAGCATTAGCAAAAGCAGGCTTAACTTTAACCTTGTTCCTGATAGGAAGCGGACTCTCATTTACTATCTTGAAAGCAGTGGGGATAATGCCACTGTTACAAGGCGTAATTTTATGGATAGTAATTTCAAGTGCTGCATTATGGGCAGTTATATCTTTGGTTTAA
- a CDS encoding beta-propeller fold lactonase family protein: MKKISLFTLLIFSFALQSKAQSIYAQDRVYTGNQISNTVSVLDPSTQTLLGNIVLGKPQPDILSPLYKGQALVHGLGYSPKRQLLAAVSIGSNSVTFISTAKNKVLKTVYIGRSPHEATFNPSGSQAWISVRGESYISVIDANKLIEIKQIPVADGPGMVAFTPDGKWAYICSSFTAEVDVVNATSYAIVKRIPVVSPFSPNIFCSPDGKWIALTHKDVGKITVISTETNTIHTVLNTGPITNHVTFTLVNDSPVMLATIGGENSLKVFSVSQDFKLTDSVATGSLPHGVWTSADGKFAYVGLENDDQVQVVDLVKMAVVKTIAIGQCPQALLYAANASPANASKENLTPLNLADKSQVIKLMNKDNSMSSGMLNVRSVGLTDLVQQDFKKLEPNTSYTLALTNSSNDTFNADYVINSFKTDEKGAFSGQSSGIIKSVGTGGADYKHVVLIDDLSKKLVMISN; this comes from the coding sequence ATGAAAAAGATATCCTTGTTTACGCTATTAATATTCAGTTTTGCCCTACAATCAAAAGCACAATCAATCTATGCCCAAGACAGGGTTTATACAGGCAATCAGATATCTAATACGGTTTCTGTCTTAGATCCCTCAACACAAACGCTATTAGGAAATATTGTTCTTGGTAAACCCCAACCTGATATCTTAAGTCCTCTATATAAGGGACAGGCCCTGGTTCATGGCCTGGGTTATTCCCCTAAAAGGCAATTACTAGCAGCGGTTTCCATTGGATCAAATTCAGTAACCTTTATTTCAACAGCAAAAAATAAAGTTTTAAAAACTGTTTATATCGGACGTTCACCGCATGAGGCAACCTTTAACCCTTCAGGATCACAGGCATGGATATCGGTAAGAGGAGAATCGTATATCAGCGTAATTGATGCAAATAAACTGATTGAAATCAAGCAAATTCCAGTAGCCGACGGCCCGGGAATGGTTGCTTTTACTCCAGATGGAAAATGGGCTTATATTTGTTCCAGCTTTACTGCAGAAGTGGATGTAGTGAATGCAACTTCTTATGCTATTGTAAAGCGTATTCCAGTAGTTAGTCCATTTTCTCCAAATATATTCTGTAGTCCTGACGGGAAATGGATTGCATTGACACATAAGGATGTAGGGAAGATCACTGTCATCAGCACGGAGACAAATACGATACATACAGTACTAAATACAGGTCCAATTACCAACCATGTCACTTTTACTTTAGTTAATGATTCACCTGTGATGCTGGCAACCATTGGCGGAGAAAACAGCTTAAAAGTATTTAGTGTTTCACAAGATTTCAAGCTTACTGATAGCGTTGCGACAGGATCATTGCCACATGGCGTCTGGACTTCGGCAGATGGTAAATTTGCATATGTCGGATTAGAAAATGATGACCAGGTACAAGTGGTTGATCTGGTAAAAATGGCCGTTGTAAAAACCATTGCTATTGGACAATGTCCGCAAGCATTGTTGTACGCCGCTAATGCCAGCCCTGCAAATGCCTCAAAAGAAAATTTAACCCCGCTTAATCTTGCAGACAAAAGTCAGGTGATTAAATTGATGAATAAGGATAATTCAATGTCATCAGGCATGCTAAACGTAAGAAGCGTAGGCTTGACTGATCTTGTCCAACAGGACTTTAAAAAACTCGAGCCAAATACTTCGTATACTTTAGCGTTAACCAACTCCTCAAATGATACGTTTAACGCAGATTATGTCATCAATTCTTTTAAGACCGATGAAAAAGGAGCTTTTAGCGGTCAATCCTCGGGGATAATTAAGAGTGTAGGAACAGGTGGCGCCGATTATAAACATGTGGTTCTTATTGATGATCTTTCAAAAAAGCTGGTGATGATCAGTAACTAA
- a CDS encoding DUF305 domain-containing protein, translating to MIRFTSILLLFASFSARAQHEHMQMATKKNVFLGQMAHMMMKMDEISATTSADRDFIQMMIPHHQGAIDMAEEEIKTGKNKEMIQLAKSIKAEQQTQIQQMRLLLSHPEGFIATGNQHQNANQKMMKVMMEQMPEEKQLSDTDLSFARIMLPHHQAAIDMAKVELRYGKNKNVKRLAENIISDEQIEIQQMKTFTNSH from the coding sequence ATGATCAGATTCACGTCTATACTTCTACTATTTGCTAGTTTCTCTGCACGAGCACAACATGAACACATGCAAATGGCAACTAAAAAAAATGTCTTCCTTGGGCAAATGGCTCATATGATGATGAAGATGGATGAAATATCAGCTACCACATCTGCAGACAGAGATTTCATACAAATGATGATCCCACATCACCAGGGTGCTATTGATATGGCAGAAGAAGAGATTAAGACCGGAAAAAATAAAGAAATGATTCAGCTAGCTAAAAGTATCAAAGCTGAGCAACAAACCCAGATTCAGCAAATGCGACTCCTGCTCAGCCATCCTGAAGGATTTATCGCTACAGGCAACCAACATCAAAACGCCAACCAGAAGATGATGAAAGTGATGATGGAACAAATGCCTGAAGAAAAACAATTGTCTGATACTGATCTGTCCTTTGCAAGGATAATGCTTCCTCACCATCAGGCTGCCATCGACATGGCTAAAGTTGAGTTGCGGTATGGAAAAAATAAAAATGTAAAAAGACTGGCCGAGAATATTATCTCAGATGAACAGATAGAAATCCAACAAATGAAGACATTTACAAACTCCCATTAA
- a CDS encoding sulfite oxidase, which translates to MEFPFPTLKNRITPNNQFFIRSHFNIPNIDATNWELEIGGNTNHVIKINLSELKKLPAKKVMATIECAGNGRANLAPKVKGLGWEQGGISNAEWTGVPLSVLLKKAGIKVGTVDIILEGNDEGMITEEPKSPGKIKFARSIPLNIAMQDHIIIAYEMNGKPLSAEHGFPARAIIPGWYGMASVKWLMKITASEKPFDGYWQTIEYAYWKRVEGLPTLTPVTTTLVKSEISRPVLFEAVPAGKPYQVRGAGWSGDSNLSKVEISTDKGNSWQPAKLIGPAIPFAWQLFEFEWVVPAKTGRYSLMARATDQNGKTQPMEHDLDRRTYMVNFISPIDVDVI; encoded by the coding sequence ATGGAGTTTCCATTTCCTACGTTAAAAAACAGGATTACTCCAAATAACCAGTTCTTCATCAGGAGTCATTTTAATATTCCCAATATTGATGCTACAAATTGGGAATTAGAGATTGGCGGCAACACCAATCATGTCATAAAGATCAATCTGAGCGAACTTAAAAAGCTTCCTGCAAAAAAGGTAATGGCTACTATAGAATGTGCCGGAAACGGACGTGCTAACCTCGCCCCAAAAGTGAAGGGTTTAGGATGGGAACAAGGTGGGATCAGCAATGCTGAATGGACAGGAGTACCTTTATCCGTATTGTTAAAGAAGGCTGGCATAAAGGTGGGTACGGTAGACATTATTTTGGAAGGGAATGATGAGGGGATGATTACAGAAGAGCCGAAATCACCAGGAAAAATCAAATTCGCCCGAAGCATTCCGTTAAATATAGCAATGCAGGATCACATCATCATCGCCTATGAAATGAATGGAAAACCATTGAGTGCTGAACATGGTTTCCCGGCAAGGGCAATTATTCCAGGATGGTATGGTATGGCATCTGTGAAATGGCTGATGAAAATTACTGCATCTGAAAAGCCGTTTGATGGCTATTGGCAGACGATTGAATATGCTTACTGGAAGCGTGTTGAAGGACTACCTACCTTGACGCCCGTAACCACTACATTGGTTAAGTCTGAAATATCAAGGCCGGTATTGTTTGAAGCGGTGCCGGCTGGAAAACCTTATCAAGTAAGGGGTGCAGGATGGTCAGGTGATAGTAACCTATCGAAAGTAGAAATAAGCACGGATAAAGGAAATTCATGGCAACCAGCAAAATTAATTGGTCCTGCTATCCCTTTCGCCTGGCAGCTATTTGAATTTGAATGGGTGGTTCCTGCTAAGACTGGAAGATATAGTTTAATGGCTAGAGCGACAGATCAAAATGGCAAAACGCAACCCATGGAGCATGATTTAGACAGAAGAACTTACATGGTTAATTTTATCTCGCCAATTGATGTAGATGTAATATAG
- a CDS encoding glycosyltransferase family 4 protein, whose product MKIAYISTYPPRECGLATFNHNLIKAICCNFDNQSLVETSVVIAMNNSDDINEYKYPDEVKFVIRQNIQEDYAAAADFINDSDVDACILQHEFGIYGGESGLFVLPFLNQIEKPIISILHTILNSPTFLQKAIIKEIAKKSSKIIVMGQKAIGFLTDIYQVPKEKIQLIEHGVPDLEAPIINPVKELPQLKGKKILLTFGLISRNKGLETVVKALPKIVQKHPDAIYVVLGNTHPGVVKNSGEEYRDYLKALAAELNVSDHLVFLNRFVEEEELINYLAATDVYITPYFNEAQITSGTLSYAVGVGAAVVSTPYWHAQELLDNNRGRLFNFKDDIGLAEIVNQLLDFPEKLATLKNNAYQYGLQLRWPKIGKTFISTIEKAIQHQDYSDKILRQIIDPGLMPEFNIDYVKLLTDDTGIFQHAKFGVPNRKEGYCVDDNSRAIIMALMAYEETNDTEALDLLPIYLSFTHDMQLEDGNFRNFMSFSRQYLDEEGTDDSFGRTIWALGYLIHTAPNRSYIEFGRELFFKAVPHFKKLTHLRGVANTITGLSYYLQSHPYDEMIINELKDLTAKLVAAYHKTRGDDWHWFEDKMTYDNAIFPLALFHSAEITGNEEVKNIALESLTYLEKLTFNLNSCNPVGNDGWHNRGDKAMPLYDQQAIEIMAMVLMYFQAFIVTREAEYMKKMFSSYLWFLGENSLRIPLYDAETKGCADGLHKGGVNRNQGAESTLAYLISHLVILKAFKYDQKLNGLKVQKSLVFK is encoded by the coding sequence ATGAAAATAGCGTATATTTCTACTTACCCACCACGTGAATGTGGTTTAGCAACTTTTAATCATAACTTGATTAAAGCCATTTGTTGTAATTTCGATAATCAATCATTAGTTGAAACTAGTGTAGTAATTGCAATGAACAATTCTGATGATATCAATGAATATAAATATCCAGATGAGGTTAAGTTTGTAATTAGACAGAATATACAAGAAGATTATGCGGCAGCGGCCGATTTCATCAATGATAGCGATGTTGATGCCTGCATTTTACAGCACGAATTTGGAATTTATGGTGGAGAAAGTGGATTGTTTGTACTTCCGTTTTTAAACCAGATTGAAAAACCAATCATTTCAATCTTACACACCATATTAAATTCTCCAACTTTTTTACAAAAAGCCATTATTAAAGAAATTGCTAAAAAATCTTCTAAAATAATTGTGATGGGCCAAAAAGCGATTGGTTTCTTAACAGATATTTATCAAGTTCCAAAAGAGAAAATACAATTGATAGAACATGGAGTACCAGATTTAGAAGCTCCAATCATCAACCCTGTTAAAGAATTACCACAATTGAAGGGCAAAAAAATATTATTAACTTTTGGTTTAATTAGCAGAAATAAAGGCTTGGAAACCGTAGTTAAAGCTTTACCTAAAATTGTACAAAAACATCCTGATGCGATATATGTAGTTCTTGGAAATACACATCCTGGAGTGGTGAAAAATTCTGGAGAAGAATACCGTGATTATCTTAAAGCTTTAGCAGCTGAATTAAATGTTAGTGACCATTTAGTATTCTTAAATAGATTTGTAGAAGAAGAAGAGCTAATTAACTATTTGGCAGCGACCGATGTTTACATCACCCCATACTTTAATGAGGCACAAATTACCAGTGGTACTCTTTCGTATGCCGTAGGTGTTGGTGCTGCAGTTGTGTCTACTCCATATTGGCATGCTCAAGAGTTACTTGACAATAATCGTGGCCGTTTATTTAATTTCAAAGATGATATTGGCTTAGCTGAAATTGTAAATCAATTATTAGATTTTCCTGAAAAATTGGCAACCTTAAAAAACAATGCTTATCAATACGGCCTTCAGTTAAGATGGCCAAAAATTGGAAAAACCTTTATTTCAACAATTGAAAAAGCAATTCAGCATCAAGATTATAGCGATAAAATATTGAGACAAATTATAGATCCAGGTTTAATGCCAGAATTTAACATCGACTATGTTAAACTTTTGACTGATGATACAGGAATTTTTCAGCATGCAAAGTTTGGTGTGCCTAACAGGAAAGAAGGTTATTGTGTAGATGATAACTCGAGGGCTATCATTATGGCTTTAATGGCCTATGAAGAAACTAATGATACCGAAGCTTTAGACTTATTGCCAATTTATTTAAGCTTTACCCACGATATGCAATTGGAAGATGGAAATTTCAGGAATTTTATGAGTTTCAGTCGCCAATATTTAGACGAAGAAGGTACAGATGATTCATTCGGGCGAACTATATGGGCTTTGGGATATTTAATTCACACTGCTCCAAATCGTTCTTATATAGAATTTGGAAGGGAATTGTTCTTTAAAGCCGTACCGCATTTTAAAAAACTAACACACCTTAGAGGAGTTGCTAATACCATTACTGGATTAAGTTATTATTTACAATCTCATCCCTATGATGAAATGATTATAAATGAACTTAAAGATTTAACCGCTAAACTAGTGGCAGCGTATCACAAAACCAGAGGTGATGATTGGCATTGGTTTGAAGATAAAATGACCTATGACAATGCAATTTTCCCGTTAGCATTATTCCATTCTGCAGAGATAACTGGCAATGAAGAAGTGAAAAACATTGCGCTTGAATCATTAACCTATTTAGAGAAACTAACTTTTAACTTAAACTCTTGTAATCCAGTTGGGAATGATGGTTGGCATAATAGAGGAGATAAAGCAATGCCATTGTATGACCAACAGGCTATAGAAATTATGGCAATGGTGTTGATGTATTTTCAGGCATTTATTGTAACCAGAGAAGCAGAATATATGAAGAAGATGTTTTCTAGTTATTTATGGTTTTTAGGTGAAAACTCACTAAGAATTCCATTGTATGATGCGGAAACTAAGGGATGTGCAGACGGTTTACATAAAGGTGGCGTAAATAGGAATCAAGGTGCAGAAAGTACATTGGCTTATCTAATATCACACTTGGTGATTCTTAAAGCATTTAAATATGATCAAAAATTGAATGGTTTGAAAGTACAAAAAAGCCTGGTTTTTAAATAA
- a CDS encoding glycoside hydrolase family 130 protein, with protein sequence MRLPIERKHVKVYPDPKRVIARFFFNGDDRAKDVITKVMTLNDVQVFQIISPLLQEYSKRHRNITKILIRHCKKLKSLFETMDIDYKELDEYRRLLIGSYFTHEYSIESAAFFNPSIIEDPDQADLEEGEKRLIISFRAVGEGHISSIVFRRALIDRHNNITVIPVGDYIDEAEIIRNATYNKKLFLDKGLISLINEDVLKMLDAKLEDQFDYATLKKVIAETQELEPDPEKDVELEKVLWLSDSYYEILFSLDTDISDRVIFPISEFERKGIEDARFTKFTNDDGSFTYYATYTAYDGQIIIPKLLKTKDFYDFTVGPLFGNGAQNKNLALFPRKINGKYAMLSRIDGINNYIMYSNKINVWENPIKLQEPYYSWEFVQIGNCGSPIETEDGWLVITHAVGPMRRYCLSATLLNLEDPTIEIGRLAEPLLIPNPDEREGYVPNVVYSCGSIINNGQLIIPYGLSDYSSSFATVDLRALLDRLKASPTPN encoded by the coding sequence ATGAGACTTCCAATAGAGCGTAAACATGTAAAGGTTTACCCTGACCCCAAACGTGTAATTGCCCGTTTCTTTTTTAATGGTGATGATAGAGCTAAAGATGTTATTACTAAGGTAATGACGTTAAACGACGTTCAAGTTTTTCAAATCATATCGCCGCTTTTACAAGAATATTCAAAAAGACATAGAAATATTACCAAAATCTTAATTCGCCATTGCAAAAAGCTAAAATCATTGTTTGAAACAATGGATATTGATTATAAAGAGCTTGATGAATATAGGCGATTGTTAATTGGCTCTTATTTTACGCATGAATATTCTATTGAATCTGCAGCGTTTTTTAACCCCTCAATTATTGAAGACCCAGACCAAGCTGACTTAGAAGAAGGAGAAAAGCGCTTAATTATCAGTTTTAGAGCAGTTGGCGAAGGGCACATTTCTTCTATTGTTTTTAGAAGAGCATTGATTGACAGGCATAATAACATCACTGTTATCCCAGTGGGAGATTATATTGATGAAGCAGAAATCATTAGAAATGCGACTTACAACAAAAAGCTTTTTTTAGATAAAGGCCTAATATCTCTCATTAATGAAGATGTTTTAAAAATGCTAGATGCTAAACTGGAAGACCAGTTTGATTATGCGACTTTAAAAAAGGTTATTGCCGAAACGCAAGAATTAGAACCAGACCCAGAAAAAGATGTAGAATTAGAAAAAGTTCTTTGGCTTTCTGATTCTTATTATGAAATTCTTTTCTCACTAGATACTGATATCTCCGACCGTGTAATTTTCCCCATCTCTGAGTTTGAACGAAAAGGAATTGAAGACGCCAGATTTACAAAATTCACAAATGATGATGGATCATTTACCTATTATGCAACCTATACAGCCTATGATGGGCAAATCATTATTCCTAAACTATTAAAGACAAAAGATTTTTATGATTTTACCGTAGGTCCTTTATTTGGAAACGGCGCACAGAATAAGAATTTAGCACTTTTCCCTCGTAAAATTAATGGTAAATATGCCATGCTATCTCGTATTGATGGGATAAACAATTATATCATGTATTCTAATAAAATTAATGTTTGGGAAAATCCAATCAAGCTACAAGAACCTTATTACAGCTGGGAATTTGTACAAATTGGTAATTGCGGTTCTCCTATAGAAACTGAAGATGGTTGGTTGGTAATTACGCATGCGGTTGGACCAATGAGAAGGTATTGCTTAAGTGCAACTCTTTTAAACTTAGAAGACCCAACTATTGAAATTGGAAGATTGGCAGAACCATTATTAATCCCAAATCCCGATGAGCGTGAGGGTTATGTGCCGAATGTGGTATATTCTTGTGGTTCTATTATTAATAATGGGCAGTTGATTATTCCTTATGGTTTATCAGATTATTCATCTTCTTTTGCAACTGTAGATTTAAGAGCTTTGCTCGATCGATTGAAAGCATCTCCAACACCAAATTAA
- a CDS encoding pyridoxamine 5'-phosphate oxidase family protein: MENAASRDSSNNTQNTQDHIKTLEGTEAVKKLKDLATSAENCFFCTNIKTGLPLSVRPMSVLQVDDAGNLWFMSHNDSNKNAEIAQDPFTHLFFQENKNSGFLNIYGITEIVADQEKVDELWNPLLKVWFQGGKDDAKISLLKVVPTNVYYWDTKHGEAIAFIKMAASIITGKTMDDSVEGNLEF; encoded by the coding sequence ATGGAAAATGCAGCATCTCGAGATAGCTCGAACAATACTCAAAATACCCAAGACCACATTAAGACTTTAGAAGGCACTGAAGCTGTTAAAAAGTTAAAAGATTTAGCTACAAGTGCTGAAAATTGTTTTTTCTGCACAAATATTAAAACCGGATTACCACTTTCGGTAAGGCCGATGTCTGTTTTACAAGTAGATGATGCCGGTAATTTGTGGTTCATGAGCCATAACGACAGCAATAAAAATGCTGAAATTGCGCAAGACCCATTTACTCATTTATTTTTTCAGGAAAATAAAAACTCAGGATTTTTAAATATTTACGGCATTACTGAAATAGTTGCAGACCAAGAAAAAGTAGATGAACTATGGAATCCTTTACTTAAAGTTTGGTTTCAAGGTGGAAAAGATGATGCAAAAATTAGCTTATTAAAAGTAGTACCTACAAATGTATATTATTGGGATACCAAACATGGTGAAGCAATTGCCTTTATCAAAATGGCAGCTTCCATAATTACGGGCAAAACAATGGATGATTCCGTAGAGGGAAATTTAGAATTCTAG
- a CDS encoding STAS/SEC14 domain-containing protein gives MKYKNLRNMLSPIDNLPPYVFGVKADGEVTADDLKNVLLPGLEALTAKYDEIYYLLVLDTKVENFTAGAWLQDAVAGIKHLTKWKKMAIVTDQKAVENFTDAFSYVTPGEAKGFSLNELDEAIAWVSLKS, from the coding sequence TTGAAATACAAAAACCTAAGAAATATGCTAAGTCCTATTGATAATTTACCACCTTATGTATTTGGTGTAAAAGCAGACGGCGAAGTAACTGCCGATGATTTAAAGAACGTATTGCTCCCAGGATTAGAAGCGCTTACAGCCAAATACGATGAGATTTATTACCTCCTAGTTTTAGATACCAAAGTAGAAAATTTTACGGCGGGAGCTTGGCTACAAGATGCGGTTGCTGGCATTAAACATCTCACAAAGTGGAAAAAAATGGCAATTGTAACCGACCAGAAAGCAGTAGAAAATTTTACAGATGCATTTAGCTACGTAACACCAGGAGAAGCAAAAGGATTTTCTTTAAATGAGCTAGATGAAGCTATTGCTTGGGTAAGTTTAAAATCATAA
- a CDS encoding ferritin-like domain-containing protein, with translation MKTSNKPTGKTGKMEDSEFHEFFIDELKDIYWAEKHLAKALPKMQKAATSPELAAAFEKHTQETEQHITTLEQVFELLGEKAVAKICDAMAGLLEEATGIIEDTDKGTMVRDAGLILAAQKVEHYEIATYGTLRTFASNMGHTDVEELLQQTLDNEKETDVALTTLAESCVNEAAAQE, from the coding sequence ATGAAAACTAGTAACAAACCAACAGGAAAAACCGGTAAAATGGAAGATTCAGAATTTCACGAATTTTTCATTGACGAATTAAAAGACATTTATTGGGCAGAAAAACATTTGGCGAAAGCTTTGCCTAAAATGCAGAAAGCTGCCACTAGTCCAGAATTAGCTGCGGCTTTTGAAAAACACACCCAAGAAACTGAACAACACATCACTACTTTAGAGCAAGTGTTCGAACTTTTAGGAGAAAAAGCTGTTGCGAAAATATGTGATGCTATGGCTGGTTTATTAGAAGAAGCAACTGGTATTATTGAAGACACCGACAAAGGGACAATGGTTCGTGATGCTGGTTTAATTTTAGCTGCTCAAAAAGTTGAACATTATGAAATTGCAACTTATGGCACATTACGCACTTTTGCATCTAATATGGGCCACACAGATGTAGAAGAATTATTACAACAAACGTTAGATAATGAAAAAGAAACAGATGTTGCGCTAACTACACTCGCCGAAAGCTGCGTTAACGAAGCAGCAGCTCAAGAATAA
- a CDS encoding KTSC domain-containing protein gives MDNVFQTYKIMPSSVINHFSYDEKSHTLAITFVTGLVYHYKNVPEDIYKMFKVAGSKGRYFNHFIKDKFMFKKIED, from the coding sequence ATGGATAATGTTTTTCAAACATATAAAATTATGCCTTCTTCAGTTATTAATCACTTTAGCTATGATGAAAAATCGCACACCCTAGCAATAACCTTTGTAACAGGTTTAGTTTATCATTATAAAAACGTTCCTGAAGATATTTACAAAATGTTTAAGGTAGCAGGCTCTAAAGGAAGGTATTTCAATCATTTTATTAAAGATAAATTCATGTTTAAAAAAATAGAAGACTGA
- a CDS encoding response regulator transcription factor produces the protein MNKTIYVVEDNDDIRELVEYLLEIEGYQVSGFPNATTFKEEIKNSTPDAVVLDIMLPDGNGIEICNKLKSNLLTEKIPVLLMSANTNVAMISNESKADDFISKPFDIDDLVSRVRKLLN, from the coding sequence TTGAATAAGACAATCTATGTAGTTGAGGATAATGATGATATCAGAGAACTGGTAGAATACCTGCTTGAAATAGAGGGATATCAAGTTTCTGGCTTTCCAAATGCTACAACTTTTAAGGAAGAGATTAAAAACTCAACTCCTGATGCAGTAGTATTAGATATCATGCTGCCAGATGGCAATGGAATTGAGATTTGTAATAAATTAAAATCTAACCTTTTAACAGAGAAAATCCCTGTTTTGTTAATGTCTGCCAATACTAATGTTGCAATGATAAGCAACGAAAGCAAAGCTGATGACTTTATAAGTAAGCCATTTGATATTGATGATTTAGTAAGTAGGGTGAGAAAACTGCTCAACTAA